The Elaeis guineensis isolate ETL-2024a chromosome 11, EG11, whole genome shotgun sequence genomic interval TTAACTCCGTGACGGATATTCTTTCTATATATTGCGCTTTAATCCCAACGACAACAGGGCGGGGCACTCTGTTGCCGTTCCGAAAACAGCTTAGGTGTGGGAAGAAAGGGCGGAAGAGGGATCGGACGGCGGAGGACAAGGAGAGTCGGAGATCGACGATGGAGGAGATCGCTTtatgggaggaggaggaggaggaggaggagggatggAGATGCCGGAAGCATCCGTCGCAGCCCTGTTACGGCGTTTGCGCCGCCTGCCTCCGGGACCGGCTCCTGCTCCTGTGCCCGGACTGCGCTAACGTGCGCCCCTGCGGGTGCTCCCCCCTCTCGTCGTCGTCGTCGTTGTCGTCGGcgtcctctctctcctctttctcctaCGCAGTTCTCGGGAGATCCGGCAGCTGCGGCGCCGCTATCGGGGCCGTAGGGCGGGTCTCAAACCTCATCCAGAGCGAGCCCGCGTTCCGCCGGTCCAGACCCGAGTTCCAGCTCCTACGGTCGAGATCGGTAGCCGCAGCGCTTGGCGAGCCTGGCGTTGCTGCGCCGCCCCAGGACCGCGGGGGGCGTGGGTGGGGGGCGTTCTGGCCGTTCTCGAGGAGGAAGGGGGACGGGGAGGAGCAGGAGAGGAAACCGCCGGAGGTGCAGCTGTCGCGATCGAGGTCGGTTGGGGTGGTGGCTTACCCGGATTCCGGTGGTGGCGGAGGGAAGGCGAAGGGGTGGCGGTCGTATTTTCCAAGCCCCATGAAAGCTTTCCGGTACCGGAAGTCCACGAAGGTCGTCAAGCAGCGATCGCCGCTCTCCCGGGGTTGATAAGCTCGCCGGCGGTTCGGAAGAacgaagaaaaatattttttatatacttCTGTCAGGTATTTTTGCgtgttatatttatatatgtatttacTGTAATATACtcgaaaaaaatttggttggaatcGTCAGGAAAGTGGAAATGTCGTGGTTGGTGATAGATTGGTGGCTTCGGGTTGAATCGCATAATTACGGCGCGCTTCTGCGAGTCTATTGCGCGATCGAACGGTTGCCATCGTGAAAGAAGATTAATCATTCTTTCGTGGGAAAGATGCAACCCGAACCTTTAATCGGTACATCTACGGTACATGGATACCGAGAGTATCGACTGTGGGGGCATGACGTTCTATTTGGACCGTAGGATACGAAACGACGCGGGAAAAGTCAGGGGTTGGGTTGGCGAGGTTGGTTTTGACTCTTCGATCGTCTTACGTGCCAGGTGCGTCCGTCGTGGACGTGGTGGCGTCGTTTTCCTCTTTGGTCGTGCTCGCCTTTTGAGGATGCCGATTGGGACCTTCGGGGGGCCTTTTTCCGAATCGCGATAATGCCACGCTTCGCGTTATTATTGGAGATGTTGATGTGGGGGGGAAATACAACTAGGAGGAGTACAAACATTCGCGTGGGCTTAAAGTTTCACGCTGTTAAAGTAGAGGAGGTTAAcctaaaaatttgatattttggcTCCAATTTCGAAGCACGCCCGCAAGATCATCGAGTGTATATGCTGGATTCCATAAAatgttaaaaataaaagatagcaaAATTAGTGTTAATTTTATATGCATACCCACTCTTTTGTTCAGATGCACGCCTCTGGCTGTCTCCATTGAGCTACAGTAAAAGAGGGGTTGCGTCTATTAAAAGGGAGAGGATGTGTTTGATTTGTTCTACTGGCTTTTTTACTTTAAGCTCCCCTGTCGTTTACTTTTTCTTGGTAAACCAATTGGAGCTTTAGAATGTGGAGACTGCTGGAGGAGAAATAATATCATGTATCTTTTGCATCAGAAAACGGTGCACCGCATCACATCAATCACGATCCTTCATTTTTATGATAGAAGCAAAATGAGTGGCTGTACCGAAAGAAGTTATTATTTAGaacttgttgggggatacccacccaccgaccgactatcggagggtccGATCGGCTGGCggccggaccgaccgaccgaccgactatcggagggcccgaccggctggcggcccgaccgaccgaccgactatcggaggacccgaccggctggcagcccgaccaactaaccaacggcccgacggacgactctgactggccgatcgtaggtcgggcgacaggccgacggacgccatcagcggctaactgcggccattccacggtccattcccgaccgactaaacccagaggtccggtagccgacccacatgaagctcgccgaccgacggaggagtccgacgccactctgctggccaccgaccttgggtcggccgactccaccaaccaccgtacggccgccagacgttgtcagctctgacacggacatgcggcacggttacctaggggcattgtcccgtcgagagccgggtcaaccctggtgattagacggatacacggcgacatgacgttttcacggcggctctgacagcctacagtgagttgacagttcctcacttgtccgcgccattaatgacggcgccatacctagctccattatatataccggggaaggcaacagtgcaatggGTCGATCCGCCCATCtcccccacatacgcaggctcgctcctctctctctctctccctctctctttctcagagctctctgtctgcatttcactgttgcccagtcacctctctgacttgaccgtcggagggtccccgccggagccacctccggtcagtgcggacttccttttgcaggtgcacacttcccggcgatcgggcgacgaggtgattggccgcaacagattggcgcgccaggtaggggaacagcatgacaaagacaagagctcaacgatcgagaatcactgggtcggcaaggcgctcttcccgccgggaagaagcctccccgcccccaccggcggcggagcctagctctccgcgccctgcagtgaccacggaggtccagattgcggccatcgtacggcagatgaccgtactgaccgacgcagtcaaaagcctccagcaacaaccggcggcccgacctatgccttccaggagcagccgccgacggccgcgccgacccctgtcgcctccatgcgagcgctccc includes:
- the LOC105053855 gene encoding uncharacterized protein, producing the protein MEEIALWEEEEEEEEGWRCRKHPSQPCYGVCAACLRDRLLLLCPDCANVRPCGCSPLSSSSSLSSASSLSSFSYAVLGRSGSCGAAIGAVGRVSNLIQSEPAFRRSRPEFQLLRSRSVAAALGEPGVAAPPQDRGGRGWGAFWPFSRRKGDGEEQERKPPEVQLSRSRSVGVVAYPDSGGGGGKAKGWRSYFPSPMKAFRYRKSTKVVKQRSPLSRG